The nucleotide window GTGACTTATTCATATGATAACCGGGCTGAATGCAATCATACTGTTCGCGAAGTTCAACAGCCTTTTCGGGATCACATTTTAAGTTTAATTGTAAAGGAATTTTCTCAAGCGAAGCAAGCAAAAATATTTTTCCCATTACCTTGAAAGTCAAAGTTTCTTCATCGAAAGGATAATCTTCAACTACTCCTTTTAATTTTAAACAAAAGTTACGGATCAGCTCGATATTCATTTTTAATAATCATTCTTCCGCATTCAATTTTTCAAGCATCTGTTTTGCATTAGCATTGTCAGGATTTAACTCAAGCGCCTTTTCATAATACTCAATTGCCAGATCCTTATCGCCTGCAACAGAGTAAGCTTCTGCAAGGCTGTCATAAACGTTTGATGATTCAGGATATGCTTCAACATTCAGCTTGAAAATAGTAATTGCTTCATTCGCCATTCCTGATTTAAGCAGTTCATATCCCAGAGTGTTTAATTCGCTTTCATCAAAATTATATTCGTTAGAAAAATTTTCTTTCAGATAGTAATATTTTTTTACAGCATTGTCAATTCCATTTTCAAATAAAGTAATAAGCAAAGTATCGCCAAGAGCAAGCTTTGGTTCTGAAACACTTAAAAGTTCAACATCAAAAATCAAAGTTGCTTTTGGAGGAATTGGTCCGCGTCCGGTTTCGCCATATGCAAGTTGATATGGAATTATCAATGTGTATTTATCACCGACATTCATCAGAGCAATACCTTCATCCCATCCTTTGATTACTCTGCCTGCGCCAAGTATAAATTTAATCGGCTCGTCTCTTTCCACCGACGAATCGAAAACCTTTCCGTCTAAAAATTTTCCTGTATAGTGAACAGCAACTTCTTTCCCCACCTCCGCACGAACACCATCACTCTTTTGTTGAATAACATATTTTAATCCGCTGGTTGTTGTAAGTGTATCCTGTGCGCTGTTTGTTTGGTTAAAAAACAGAACTAAAAAAAATGTGATTACTAATTTCATTAAATACCATCCTTAGTTTATTTATTTTCGTTTTAAAGATAAATCATTTTTATAAATTTTAATATTCATAAGTTATACTCAAAAGTGACCGAGTTAAAAATTTTCATATTAACAGGCGAATGGATAGACACACGCGGGCAAAATGTGCTTCGTTTTGTTGGTAAATCTCCAGAGGAAAAATTACCTATCGAAGTTGTAATCACAAACAACAAGCCTGTTTTCTTTGTGGAAAATTCAAGTGAGCTTCCCAATACCAATTTGTCGTTTAATAGAAAACAATTGAGCTTTAAAACATTTTCCGGACAGTTAGTTGATGCGCTTTATTTTAATTCTCAAAATGAACTGAAGCAATTTTCGGAAAAGTGTGACGAGCAAAATATCTTAACCTATGAATCTGATGTTGATCCTGTAAAAAGATTTTTAATGGAAAAGTTTGTTAACGCTCAGATTAAACTCAGCGGAGAGTCGCAAGTCAAAGATGATGTTATTAAGTTTATCAATCCCAAAGTTGAACCTTGCGAAGTTAATCCCGATTTCACTATCTGCTCGCTCGATATTGAAACAGGAATGAAAAATAATCTTCTCTATTCAATAGCAGTTCACCTTACTTCAAAAGGTAGTGAGGAAAAAAAAGTTTTCATGATTGGTGATCAATCTAAAAGGAAACCTGCTCACATTTTATTTTACGAAGACGAAAAAATTCTTCTGACAGAATTTCTTAATTGGTTCAGAAATGCCGATCCCGATATTATTATTGGCTGGCACGTTATCGGTTTTGATCTTTTATTCATAGAAAATAAATGCAAAGAAAATTTTATTCCTTTCGATATTGCACGCTGCAAAGGCAAAGCTGTGATACGCAAAAGAAAGGCTGGGGGATATTTTGCTTCCGTCACAGGAAGAATTATTATTGATGGACCTCCTACCTTGCGGGCTTCGTTTTTCAATTTTGAAGATTACAAACTCGAAACCGTTGCGCAGGAAATTTTAAAAGAAGGGAAAACTATTACTCCCGATCAAAATAAAGTAGCTGAAATTGAAAGGTTGTTCAAAGAAGACAAACTAACACTTGCAGAATACAACCTTAACGACTGCATGCTTGTTACAAATATTTTTCAACAAACAGGATTGATTGAACTGAGCATCAAGCGTGCACAGCTTTCCGGGCTTTTAATGGATCAATTGGGAATGATGACTCAGGCATTCGATCATTTTTATTTGCCGCATTTGCATCGTGCAGGATATGTTGCCCCGAATGTAAAGGATTTGCAAACATCAGATCACGCTGCCGGCGGTTAT belongs to Ignavibacteriales bacterium and includes:
- a CDS encoding MmcQ/YjbR family DNA-binding protein — its product is MNIELIRNFCLKLKGVVEDYPFDEETLTFKVMGKIFLLASLEKIPLQLNLKCDPEKAVELREQYDCIQPGYHMNKSHWNTIVLDGSLNREFIEELIKHSYDLVVSGLKKADKEKLEKL
- a CDS encoding DNA polymerase II; its protein translation is MTELKIFILTGEWIDTRGQNVLRFVGKSPEEKLPIEVVITNNKPVFFVENSSELPNTNLSFNRKQLSFKTFSGQLVDALYFNSQNELKQFSEKCDEQNILTYESDVDPVKRFLMEKFVNAQIKLSGESQVKDDVIKFINPKVEPCEVNPDFTICSLDIETGMKNNLLYSIAVHLTSKGSEEKKVFMIGDQSKRKPAHILFYEDEKILLTEFLNWFRNADPDIIIGWHVIGFDLLFIENKCKENFIPFDIARCKGKAVIRKRKAGGYFASVTGRIIIDGPPTLRASFFNFEDYKLETVAQEILKEGKTITPDQNKVAEIERLFKEDKLTLAEYNLNDCMLVTNIFQQTGLIELSIKRAQLSGLLMDQLGMMTQAFDHFYLPHLHRAGYVAPNVKDLQTSDHAAGGYVLDPTPGIYENVVVLDFKSLYPSIILTFKIDPLSRLLSDIDTIETPNRIKFSSTKYLLPQFIEQLMKQRTFAKKKNDAQLSQAIKILMNSFYGVMGSYGCRFYHPDLPTAITGTGQYLLLQSKKFLEQNDYKVVYGDTDSLFVKLKNNEGDEGEASGKKITTLLNKFWKQKLKDEFNVESHLEIEYEKFYKKFIITPARGSEAGAKKRYAGLIEKNGNQQVDFVGLESVRSDWTRLAKDFQLELYNRVFNNIEIENWLREIVQKVYTGEYDTKLVYRKRLRKDVVDYTKNIPQHVRAARLIDQSSGTVYYVITKRGPVPIELKHTDIDYQHYIEKQLKPIADSILSLLGKSFDNIVQSGQLSFF
- a CDS encoding FKBP-type peptidyl-prolyl cis-trans isomerase, whose translation is MKLVITFFLVLFFNQTNSAQDTLTTTSGLKYVIQQKSDGVRAEVGKEVAVHYTGKFLDGKVFDSSVERDEPIKFILGAGRVIKGWDEGIALMNVGDKYTLIIPYQLAYGETGRGPIPPKATLIFDVELLSVSEPKLALGDTLLITLFENGIDNAVKKYYYLKENFSNEYNFDESELNTLGYELLKSGMANEAITIFKLNVEAYPESSNVYDSLAEAYSVAGDKDLAIEYYEKALELNPDNANAKQMLEKLNAEE